The Bacillota bacterium genome includes the window GAGCCAGGGAGGCGTCCACGCAGTGGTCGATGACCGGGCGGCCGAGCTGGGCCGCATAGAGCATGGCCATCCGCATCAGGCTTGCGTCCATGACCGTATCGCCGTCGTCCGAGAACGCCACGGCCCCGGCCTCGGCCATCTCACCCATCTCCGCCAGCTCGCGCCCCTGCCGGCCCTTGGTTAGGGCACCCACGACATGGACGCGCACGGCCCCCTCCCGGCGGGCCAGGGCGTAAACGTGCTCCACCACCGACGCAGAGTCGATGGCCGGCGTCGTGTTGGGCATGCAGGCGACCGCGACGATGCCACCGGCTGCCGCCGCGCGGGTCCCCGTGGCAAGTCGCTCTTTGTGCTCCTGCCCCGGTTCGCGAAGGTGCACGTGCATGTCGACGGCGCCGGGGATCACCCAGGCTCCCCGGGCGTCCACGACCCGGTCGGCGCCCTCCCGGACACCCGGTGCAAGGCGCCGGATACGGCCGTCTTCCACCATTACGTCGAGTTCGGCGTCGGTGCCGGAGGCCGGGTCAAGGACGCGGCCTCCTCGGATGAGCAGCCTCATGGCCATTCCTCTCTACTCCGCCCCCTCCGGGGCGCGGGAGTGGCCCGCCATAAGGTACAGCACCGCCATGCGGACAGCCACCCCGTTGGTCACCTGCTCGGTGATGGCGCTTCGGGGGTCTGTCATCACGGCTTCGTCGATTTCCACGCCCACGTTGGCCGGCCCGGGGTGCATGATGAGCACGTCGTCCCGGACATGAGCCAGGCGTTCGGCGGTCAGCCCCCACCGCAGGCGGTACTCCCGCAGGCTGGGGAGGTAACCCCGCTGCATCCGTTCCCGCTGGATGCGGAGCACGTTGACGACATCGGCCCACTCGAGCGCTTCCTCGAGGCGCTCGAAGCGCCGGATGCCCGCTTCCTCGAGCCCCACCGGCATGAGCGTCGCAGGTCCGACGACCGCCGGGTGAGCCCCCAGGTGCAGGAGGCCCCAGAAGTTGGACCGCGCCACTCGGGAGTGGAGGATGTCGCCCACGATGAGCACGTTGAGGCCTTCGATGCGGCCCTTGCGGCGGCGGATCGTGTACAGGTCGAGGAGTCCCTGGGTGGGGTGCTCGTCCGCGCCGTCGCCGGCGTTGATGACCCGGCTGTCCACGGCCCGCGCCAGCAGGTGCGGCACCCCGGCCGAGGCGTGGCGGATGACGGTGTAGTCCGCGCCCAGCGCCCTGAGCGTGCGCGCCGTATCGATGAGGCTTTCGCCCTTTACCACGCTCGACTGCGCCACTGCGATGTTGACCACGTCGGCGCTGAGCGACTTGGCAGCGAGCTCGAAGCTCGTGCGCGTGCGGGTCGAGGGCTCGTAAAAGAGGTTCACCACGACCCGGCCCCGGAGCGTGGGAAACTTCTTGACGGGCCGCTCGAAGACCTGGCGCATCGCGTCGGCCATATCGAGTATCTGCCGGATCTCCTCGGCGTGCAGGCCCCGCAGTCCCAGCAGGTGGTCAGGCCACATGGTTCACTCCCTCTTCTATCGCGCCGGTGCCTCCGGACGTTCCAGGATGGCCACCCGGTCCTCGCCGTCCACTTCCGCCACGCGAACCTCCACGTGTTCTCGCCGGGAGGTCGGGACGTTCTTGCCGATGAAGTCTGCCCGAACGGGCAGCTCCCGGTGGCCGCGGTCCACCAGCACCGCCAGCTGGATGCGCGCCGGCCGCCCCATGTCCATGATGGCGTCGAGCGCGGCCCGCACCGTACGGCCGGTGAACAGCACGTCGTCCACCAGCACGACCGGCCGCTCCGAGACGTCGAAGTCGAGTTCCGTCCGGCGCACCACGGGCAGCGGCCCCACGGTGCTCAGGTCATCGCGGTACAGCGTGATGTCCAGGGCGCCGACCGGAGGCACCGGGCGATCCTCGATGCGTGCCACCAGCTCGGCGAGCCGGCGCGCCAGCAGCACGCCTCGCGTGTAGACCCCGACGAACGCCAGGTTCGCCTCGCCCGGGTTTTGCTCCACCACCTCGTGGGCCATGCGAACAAGCGCCCGGCGCACCTCGTCGGCGTCCATGATGACGGCCTTCACTGTCAGCTCCACGCGGGAAGCGCTCTCCCCTCTAGTGAACCTGCGAGCGCGCCTTGTTTGCGCGCAGTTGCTCCAGGGCAGCCTCCATGTCCTCGGGCAGGGGCGCAATGAAGCGCATCGGCTCTTGCGTGATGGGGTGGTCGAAGCGAAGTTCCCGGGCGTGCAGCGCCTGGCCCTTCAGGCCAAGCTCGCCCCGCGCCCTGGAGCCCCGCCCTGCGCCGTAGACGGGGTCGCCGGCAATAGGGTAGCCGATGTAGGCCATGTGAACCCGAATCTGATGGGTTCGCCCCGTCTCGAGCTTTACCTCCAGGAGGGTGTGAGAACCAAGACGTTCCAGGACCCGGAACCGGGTGACGGCCGGCCGCCCGTCCGGCACCACCGCCATACGCAGCCGGTCGTGCGGGTGGCGGCCGATGGGGGCGTCCACCATGCCGGCCTCCACACCCGGCTGGCCCCTCACGATGGCCCAGTACAGGCGCTGGATGGTGCGCTCCTTGAGTTGCCGGGTGAGCCCAAGGTGCGCCTCGTTGGTCTTGGCCACCACCAGAAGGCCGGTGGTGTCCTTGTCCAACCGGTGCACGATACCGGGGCGCATCACCCCGGCGATGCCCGACAGATTGGGAGAGTAGGCCAGAAGCGCATTGACGAGCGTCCCGGAGTAGTTGCCGGCCCCCGGATGCACGACCATGCCGCGAGGCTTGTTGACCACCAGCAGGTGGTCGTCCTCGTAGACCACGTCGATGGCGATGGCCTCGGGCCGCAGGTCCTCCGGGCTTTCAGGCGGGGGAACCATGACCCAGACCTCGTCGCCCTCCGCCACCCGGTGGGCCGGCTTGACCGGCCGCCCGTTGACGTGGACGTTACCCCCCGTGATGAGGCGCTGGACGTACGCCCGGGATGGGCCAAGTTCCGTGAACTGAACGAGGTAGACGTCCACCCGCAGCCCGTGGGCGTCGGGCGGCACCGTCAGGAGAAGCTCCCTGCCCGGTTCCTGTGGCCACCCCATGGC containing:
- a CDS encoding aspartate carbamoyltransferase catalytic subunit gives rise to the protein MWPDHLLGLRGLHAEEIRQILDMADAMRQVFERPVKKFPTLRGRVVVNLFYEPSTRTRTSFELAAKSLSADVVNIAVAQSSVVKGESLIDTARTLRALGADYTVIRHASAGVPHLLARAVDSRVINAGDGADEHPTQGLLDLYTIRRRKGRIEGLNVLIVGDILHSRVARSNFWGLLHLGAHPAVVGPATLMPVGLEEAGIRRFERLEEALEWADVVNVLRIQRERMQRGYLPSLREYRLRWGLTAERLAHVRDDVLIMHPGPANVGVEIDEAVMTDPRSAITEQVTNGVAVRMAVLYLMAGHSRAPEGAE
- a CDS encoding amidohydrolase family protein, whose translation is MRLLIRGGRVLDPASGTDAELDVMVEDGRIRRLAPGVREGADRVVDARGAWVIPGAVDMHVHLREPGQEHKERLATGTRAAAAGGIVAVACMPNTTPAIDSASVVEHVYALARREGAVRVHVVGALTKGRQGRELAEMGEMAEAGAVAFSDDGDTVMDASLMRMAMLYAAQLGRPVIDHCVDASLA
- a CDS encoding RluA family pseudouridine synthase — translated: MGWPQEPGRELLLTVPPDAHGLRVDVYLVQFTELGPSRAYVQRLITGGNVHVNGRPVKPAHRVAEGDEVWVMVPPPESPEDLRPEAIAIDVVYEDDHLLVVNKPRGMVVHPGAGNYSGTLVNALLAYSPNLSGIAGVMRPGIVHRLDKDTTGLLVVAKTNEAHLGLTRQLKERTIQRLYWAIVRGQPGVEAGMVDAPIGRHPHDRLRMAVVPDGRPAVTRFRVLERLGSHTLLEVKLETGRTHQIRVHMAYIGYPIAGDPVYGAGRGSRARGELGLKGQALHARELRFDHPITQEPMRFIAPLPEDMEAALEQLRANKARSQVH
- the pyrR gene encoding bifunctional pyr operon transcriptional regulator/uracil phosphoribosyltransferase PyrR — translated: MTVKAVIMDADEVRRALVRMAHEVVEQNPGEANLAFVGVYTRGVLLARRLAELVARIEDRPVPPVGALDITLYRDDLSTVGPLPVVRRTELDFDVSERPVVLVDDVLFTGRTVRAALDAIMDMGRPARIQLAVLVDRGHRELPVRADFIGKNVPTSRREHVEVRVAEVDGEDRVAILERPEAPAR